The DNA sequence tgtgcgtgtgtgtgtgtgtgtgtgtgtgtgtgtgtgtgtgtgtgtgtgtgtgtgtgtacacgtgtccATGTGCACATTTTACCTGGACGTTGATGAGGGAGGTGAAGTGGAGCTCGTGACCGGACCACTGACCCACAAAGAACTCGTAGCCTTCCTTCTGAGGCAAAGCGTAGAGGAACTGAGGAGGAAAGGAAaccacacacaggaagaggacATGTTTCGATGAATCTATAACTTGCTTTTAATGGATTCAACTGTTATCTGCCAGCATTTGACTTGACACAGCTTTGACCTTGTGAAGTTCTCAAAGAATAAAACCTCagtgcttgttttttgttttgtttttataataaaacatgtaaaaagaacTGAAACTGAGCAGCAGTAATCTCACCATCGGGCAGGACTTTGACCTGTTGATAATTGTCTCATAGATCTGGGCCTGTAGGGTAAGAAAAGACAGATTATTATGTCACCATGAGGCATGTGCCTATGTGAATATTAATCTCTGTTTTTGAGTCCATTAAACCATTGTCTTCTTGCAAATATCTCAAAATCTAAGTTACAAATGCATACTGCAAACAAATTAATAGACTTTtggtttttgtcacattttaagaagAGCCACATAATCTGACTGAAATAAGAAGTAGATTAACTAAACAGCTGCTAACTAAACAGCAAAGTGGTGAATATCTGTGGTGTTTAAAAACTCACTGGGATGGCGGCGCTAATCGTGTCCTTGGCTGAAAAATATTTCATCCAAAGCTGAGAAGTAAACACAAGAAAAGCAGTTCCAGTAAAACCACATTAGCAGAAGGACGTACAGAAGCGGAGGTTCTCACTGATGGAACGTCCgtccctcacacactcacctctGTGATCTCCTCGCCCGTCTTTTCCTGGATCATCTCCATGTTAAGGATGGAGCTCAGCGTCTGAGGAACAATGGGTTTAACACAGGAAACCATGAGCTGATACTGGTTTTACCCACAGGACTGATTCATGTAAAACATCTGGTCTCTATGAAGAACATACTGTTTATCTCAACCACAGATGCTCATATGCCGACAAATACCAATGACTAAGAAAGAAGACAGTTCTTTTGTTGGTTTATAAAGCTCTTAATCAAATATGATTTAACCCTATGAACCTTTGAGAAACCTCAGGTCTTCTATGAGGtatctttgtctttctgtagaACTGCCTCCCTAAAGACAGCTGAGGATGTCTTTAAAACAAATTCAAGGTGTCTTTATAtcagatcattttattttttcattattcatcATTTCCAGAAAGAAAGTTAAGGTTTTAtgccgtctgtctctctctctgttaacaGTGGCTTTTAATATGCACTGTTTTTAATAAGTCCCTTGCCTTTTACCACTTTTACACctataatactataatatattGCATTTTTCATTATACCTTAATCTTTGTTTTGatactttttgtgtttcttcagatcctataattgttgttttgttctgtgaGTGGATATATTTATCTGTAAAtgttacaacaaaacaactctttaaatgaacagaaaatTAATCTGTGACACTGCAGTTAAATTCAGCTTGACCAGTTAATCTAGTGCTGGTcaatttcaccaaaatgtcttTGCGGTCTTAGGACTCCGTGTCTGACTTGATGAGATATGTTGAGATGAATTTTGAATGACTGGGATGTATCTATCCTATAAtagtttgaaataataaaatgatttgctttaataaaaaaaaaacttttgtctCACCTTGTTCTTTGTAAAACCTCCTGATGTCCCGTCATCGGCAGCCATCTTGTCCCTTTGCTCCAGCTGCAAAGATTACAACAAGAGtcatttcacacattcatctaTACCACAGAATCATATCCTCCAATACTTTTGCATTATATTGATGCCCAGTATGAGCTCAAAGGAGGACTAGTTTAGGTCCAAACTAACACACTCAGTGGTAGCATTTAACGGTAAAATGGGTTCAGATTGATAACCTGACCGTAAAACACATACATGTGCTTTAAATGTGTGCAACTTTGGTTGTGTttgaatttctgactttaattaatTTTGTCAGATACTTCACCTCCTGCTCCATGAGCCGGACGAACTCCGCCTGCTTCGAGTGTCCGAGCACTTCCTTCTTGGCCTCATGACGCTGGTCTAGTCGAACCTTGTACTCCTGTGGTTtggagctgaaaaaaaaaaaaaagacaaactgtaTTTTGGATACATTTTATAGGAAACCTTCATTGCATGTTCCTCAATTAATGTTTTGTATGGTGTTTGCATAAGTATACTGTTATCTTGCTATTACTATATATTTGCTGAAAGCTATAGTTTCACACAACAATCAACAGACGAAATTGTTGTGGACAAGGCAAGGTTGATTTTCCAATaagattatatacagtataatctcCCTACACACCTGTACAACACATGTCTAACAGGTATTAATAAAGTGATGTTCAAACAATTAAAGTCTGTCCACTtcttgactgtgtgtgtgatattataTTCAGCATGTTACTAATGTTTCTACAAACCTTTCTTTGAATGAAAATCTTCATCCATTCACGGGTTTGTCAGCTTTTCTACATACATTTCTAAGCAATTACATTGCTTGTGGTTACAAAAGTGAGCCGAACATATGTTTATTGTGTCAGTAGTACAAATCAACCACCAACAATCGTCTAAATAACATTAACACTTGACAATGAGCGCATTACTTTAAAAGTGTGTTATTTTCTAACGTAGATTCGGATGTCACAGAGTCGGCGTTGAGCTAGTCGGCTAACCTGCGTAGCTTCTGGATCTTGTCCTGGTATTGGTTGTAATACGGATTCTCCTCCAGCTCCGGCTCCTTCCGCAGCGAGAAGGCCCGGAATTGCGCCGGAATGAGCCCGGGAATCAGCGTCCTGATGCCGGTGGCTCTGACCGCTAACATGCCCCGGTACATACATGACATTTGTACCATAGCAGCCGCCATCTTTCCATCGCTCCCGTCCCACATCTATAACGTTCCGACCGGATGCATGTTTTATACATTGGTTCCGCACTAGGTcaagtaaaaataaattgtcGTTAAAGTTTTGATTATTATCAAATGATGACAAAggaatatgtatttttttataatagtataagtctaaaaaaatacattacattgtttgttgccaaactaacaaaaaatgtgcctttccttgtttttgtatgtcattgatgattttaagatgttattttaatatttaaaaatacattgcaTTAATTCAAGAAGACTGTTGACTGATACACCAACTAATTTagtgttttgatttttgtttccccCTTTTTTGCTCTTGATCTTTCTTGtgtgtttgcctttttattcggcaaataaatacatgttttacatattacTTTCAATAGCTACAGAAACTAAATGAAATATACATTTGTAAGTGATAGTGATATATGTAAAATGGCACAGATTACTGTGTACGAAGTCTGCAACAGTTAATAGATTAGGATCGAATTTTAATCCATTAGTAGATGAATTGCcaattatttgttgttgttctcaacaagtaaaacactttttcagttttttcaggttgttaaatgtaattttgctccatataacaaaaacaaactaaatcatttttttagtgtgtgggcaaaacagacatttgagcacatcatcatttccaacacATTTTACGGACCCCCTCAAGATTAGAATCTCCAACTCAGAGCAGCGTTGACAACCTGTGACCAGCAGAGGTCACTGTAGACTTTCACTGACACCTGATTGAGGAGCCTATTCTCCAGTGCACATGGATAACAGCAGCATTTAGTGCACTATTTCCCTGGTATCTCAACAGTGCAGATGATTGCAGCTATCGACCTCTCCACAAACAGCTCAGATGGAGAAATAAATAATGAGCagataaatacagaaaaaacaacaactgctcagtgtgtgtgtgtgtgtgtgtgtgtgtgtgtgtgtgtgtgtgtatattgagttgtgggtgtgtgttacCTCTGTGAGTGTCTGAGTGCCTCTGTGTTTACCTTTCACTGCTAAATCATTTCCCAGCCACTAATCAATACACCAAACAGCTGTGAGTCTCTTCACTGTGCATCTGTATGTATATAagccttttcattttttttaattgattttcttGGCATATCTAAGGTGCATGTCTCAGAAACTcacagtgttatttttttttacttataaaTTATGTAAAGACACATAAGGTCAACGTGTATTTACAACCACAATtatagtttttttaataaatatatatatatatatatataaaataaagtaagaCATGAAGTTCCTCATCTCTtgcaaataataatgtaatcaGTTTCTGGTGCCGTGGCAACCACAGTAAACCGTTCTCTAAAATAAACCTGGATAGCACAGGTTGAcatggagatgtgtgtgtgttaacttgtgtttgttgtctctttAGGACCTATTctctcataaacactgaccatgtcaggaccactaaaacctggtcctaatgaggcagaacctcattttttttaataaactggtcaagtttagggctaagattggaattgtggttaagggttgcattttttttaggtggtccaaatgaatggaagctagtgcagtgtcctaagaagagtagctgcacaaacctgtgtgtgtgtgtgggtgtgtgttcttgtatgtgtgtctttgtgaggaaggacattttgagaaggaatgtgaggacattttggctggtccccctgtctttaaagggcttttttattggggttaagacctggttttagggttagtgttagaattgggtttaggttaagggtttaggttaggcacatagttgtgatggttaaggttagggtaaggggctatagggaatacattatgtctaagatgtgtcctcactaggaACGTGTGTGTCcttacctggtattccttatatTGTGAAGACCTGGATCTGTCTTCCTTATCGGgaaaaaaatcaagtccccataatgtaaatgacaacattttaaggtgaaaacatgctttaaagttaggttaaagttagagttaggattaggccagtagtggttatggttgaggttagagtaagagtctccaggaaatgaatgtaaatcaatgaaatgtcctctgaagtcatggaaaccagcgtgtgtgtgtgtgtgtgtgtgtgtttgtgtgtgtgtgttctaacaTCCCATGTTACAGTGGAGGATTTCCTCTGTGACATTTATCAACTTTTTGCAggtaatgttgttttttttttgtctccctgtGTTGAGTCTAGTAATGTGTTCATCTCCTCTACAGCAGTTTACTATACatgaacatgtttacatgaatcAGATCATACTGGACAGTACTGTTATCACTCTCTCACTGAtttatgtcatgtaaacaacaGGATCAGCTGTGTTGAGCTGTCACACACTGACCGCTTtacttcactctctctctctctctctctcctctgtttttttcttcttttcttcctctcactgacctcctcatcttcctccctctctccctctgtggtctcttgctctctttgttatgggggggggggggggtcttctGCATGGAGGATGTATATTTTATGTGCGGCTCTGGAGGCTTTTACCATTAATTATAGAGAAACACTAAGCTCTCCATTTGCCGGACAGATGTTATTTTTTACTTAAGGAGGGAAAGGGGACTGTTCCATAATTCAGAGGTAATCCCGCTCACcagagaacaaataaataaatgaataaataaataaagcaaaagcaaaaaccACAAACAGTGGGATGTCCGCTGCTCCTGCatgctcagacacacacacacacacacacatttcctccgTGTTCAGCCTTTTAGTGCCTTCTGTGTAATAAATATGGAACAGCTGCTCTATCgtttcattttttattcaatCTGCTActtctattattattttctattactatttcacaaaatcaaacacacacacacacacaatgcagacatatttgattttgaaattTAGGTGCTGATGAAATGCAGAGCAGAACATGACATATTTTACCCTTTTATGATTTACGTGGAGAATTAGTCAACATTTCTCATTTATTATGACATATTAGTGTCTTTAGTCaagcaaaaatataaaatgatctGGTTCCAGTTTCTAAAATGTGAGTAtatactgttttcttttcttctttttgcaatGTTTTATCCTCTTAAATCTTTAATCAGGACACCAATGTCACCACATCTGTAATATTAAGAATTTTGTAGAATTCAGTTACAGGAAGGGAGTAAAACaggggtttttttccccttaggACCAAttcaaatttttattttattttatgggtTTTTGGCTAAAACAAATAGAGGAATTCCAAAAGATCTTTTCAGCTTTAACCAATAGTGCAGCAagttaacaacaacaaaccaaacatATGACCAGTCAGGAGTGATTATATTCATGTTCATGTCAAAAAATTGAGAGTTGATAGGAATAATACAATTTTAAGGGGGTATTTTGAGATTTATGTGGTTGAATGGGTAAAATAAATCAGAACATGTCTTCTGAAACAAGtaattaacacttaaataacCATGATTTAAAGATTTACCTTATGCTATGCCAACATTGTCATATCTTTTAAGTCAAATTTCAATCAACTCAAACATATTTGGATGGTTTAAAATGAcgaatagcaaaaaaaaaaagaaaaggcactttattgtgtgcatgtgctctgTTTGTTGCAACTCTTTGGTGAATTGACATCCTGTTTAAATACTGAGTGACATTATTAGGGGATTATTTTTGGGGATGGGGATGATTTTAAATGCTTCCCCACTTGGTCTGACATACAAAATATGCTTAGAAATGTATAGGGATcttcttaaaaatgtaaaaatacatacatatttgtgGATTTCAGATGTAAATATGTACCAAAAAAATACTGCTCATGTATGTGGAGCATAGGCAttggtcacaaacacaacacctgACACAGaacttgtgtgtttgtagtgttGGAACAGGCTGACCCAgaacatgtcaaaaaaaacaacaacacatggtGAGatttgaaatggcacaaaaaaacGAGAGAGTAACTAAATGCTTATGAGTGTTTGCTCATGTGCATCTTCACGTGCAGCCTCAGTCGCTCTCAGTGCATAACGTGTGCCACGAGGTTTGATTTCAAGCCTTGGGGTTTTCGGGGGATCTTGGGACCACTCACTTACTCTCTCCCTC is a window from the Solea solea chromosome 9, fSolSol10.1, whole genome shotgun sequence genome containing:
- the atpaf1 gene encoding ATP synthase mitochondrial F1 complex assembly factor 1 — translated: MWDGSDGKMAAAMVQMSCMYRGMLAVRATGIRTLIPGLIPAQFRAFSLRKEPELEENPYYNQYQDKIQKLRSSKPQEYKVRLDQRHEAKKEVLGHSKQAEFVRLMEQELEQRDKMAADDGTSGGFTKNKTLSSILNMEMIQEKTGEEITELWMKYFSAKDTISAAIPAQIYETIINRSKSCPMFLYALPQKEGYEFFVGQWSGHELHFTSLINVQTQGENAPSQLILYHYTELKEEKGVVLMTAEMDARFITVHQAQCLANQVQLFYGTQRQETYRLVELFNHQPADFRHMLVIAELEQSGLGPAVSLESS